A genomic segment from Planktothrix sp. FACHB-1365 encodes:
- a CDS encoding AI-2E family transporter, translated as MNPKPDWLKLLLIALVIPTLVLNGWVLLLTLEYFKSIIHIFVTAILLSFLLDYPVQKLQRYGLQRTTAILAVLLITLMILGVLGITLFPIIIQQFNTLIERLPSWIESGNQQIKTFEAWAISRNIPVNVGGVTVQLLERLSSQVQTLGGDVIGGVLTVFGRVLDVVIIAAMTFYLLLHGESLWDDFYQLFPTKIRVPVRRTLRKNFKNYFIGQASVAGLLGGFMTLAFFIIKVPFGLLFGMVIGVMAFFPFGGSLGIILVCFLVALNSIWLGVKVLITAIIVDQIVENGIAPRLLGTFTGLNPVLILISLLIGARVAGFLGLIVAVPLASFFKSLIGILQTPSSEAF; from the coding sequence ATGAATCCTAAACCTGACTGGCTGAAATTATTATTGATTGCCTTAGTGATTCCAACCTTGGTTTTAAATGGTTGGGTCTTATTGCTCACGTTAGAATACTTTAAGTCTATCATTCATATTTTTGTAACGGCAATTTTATTATCTTTTCTCTTAGATTATCCAGTCCAAAAACTGCAACGATATGGCCTGCAACGAACAACAGCCATTTTAGCCGTATTATTGATTACCTTGATGATTTTGGGAGTTTTAGGAATCACCTTGTTTCCGATTATTATTCAACAGTTTAATACCTTAATCGAACGTCTTCCCAGTTGGATTGAGTCAGGAAACCAACAAATTAAAACCTTTGAAGCTTGGGCAATTAGTCGGAATATCCCCGTTAATGTTGGAGGAGTAACCGTTCAACTTTTGGAACGCTTATCCAGTCAAGTTCAAACCTTAGGAGGAGATGTAATTGGAGGAGTTTTAACCGTTTTTGGTCGAGTATTAGATGTTGTGATCATTGCAGCTATGACCTTTTATCTGTTATTACATGGAGAGTCACTTTGGGATGATTTCTATCAACTATTTCCCACTAAAATTCGGGTTCCGGTTCGTCGTACCTTAAGAAAAAATTTTAAGAATTATTTTATCGGTCAAGCCTCCGTTGCTGGACTATTAGGAGGATTCATGACCTTAGCATTCTTCATTATTAAGGTTCCCTTTGGATTGTTATTTGGAATGGTTATTGGGGTGATGGCTTTCTTTCCCTTTGGAGGAAGTTTAGGGATTATTTTGGTTTGCTTTTTAGTGGCTTTAAATAGTATTTGGTTGGGAGTAAAAGTGTTAATTACAGCGATTATTGTTGATCAAATTGTAGAAAATGGAATTGCCCCACGCCTCCTAGGAACATTTACCGGATTAAACCCCGTTTTGATTTTAATTTCCCTTTTAATTGGTGCTAGAGTGGCAGGTTTTCTCGGATTAATTGTTGCTGTTCCCCTAGCCAGTTTTTTCAAATCCTTAATCGGAATACTACAAACCCCCTCCTCTGAAGCTTTTTAG
- a CDS encoding TIGR04282 family arsenosugar biosynthesis glycosyltransferase — protein MKKHLIIFTRYPEPGKTKSRLIPILGEKGAANLHRHMTEKTLITVRELQALDPLSIEVRFTGGNLDVMQNWLGSDLIYDAQCFGNLGDRMRNAFETAFHEEKTHIIMVGTDCPFLTVDILVQGFKALEDHAVVLGPAKDGGYYLIGLNHYIPELFQDIPWGTSKVFKTTIKCCQTLNLSVSELPLLSDIDRPEDLESMEFIALKEIENKRVDF, from the coding sequence ATGAAAAAACATTTAATCATTTTCACTCGCTATCCTGAACCTGGTAAAACCAAAAGCCGATTAATTCCTATTTTAGGAGAAAAAGGTGCCGCTAATTTGCATCGTCACATGACCGAAAAAACCCTGATTACAGTCCGAGAATTACAAGCATTAGATCCCCTATCCATAGAAGTTCGATTTACCGGGGGAAATTTAGATGTAATGCAGAATTGGTTAGGATCGGATTTAATTTATGATGCTCAATGTTTTGGGAATTTAGGCGATCGCATGAGAAACGCTTTTGAAACAGCATTTCATGAAGAAAAAACCCATATTATTATGGTGGGAACAGATTGCCCCTTTTTAACCGTTGATATTTTAGTTCAAGGATTTAAAGCTTTAGAAGATCATGCAGTTGTTCTAGGGCCAGCAAAAGATGGGGGATATTATTTAATTGGATTAAACCATTATATCCCCGAACTTTTTCAAGATATTCCTTGGGGAACTTCAAAGGTTTTTAAAACAACCATCAAGTGTTGTCAAACCCTGAATTTATCCGTGAGTGAATTACCCCTTTTATCAGATATTGATCGTCCTGAAGATTTAGAGTCTATGGAATTTATTGCTTTAAAGGAAATAGAGAATAAAAGAGTTGATTTTTAA
- a CDS encoding pentapeptide repeat-containing protein translates to MEVNELLKRYTEGERLFRAVSLVGVDLSGIDLSEAIIARANLENTSFIGANLTGVNFRETKFMGVDFTDTNLSDANLIGSYLSDTKFNRTNLTGASLRGSSSKNVTLTQANLTEANLTEANFSQANFVGANLTHATLVRTNLMKANLTGAILESANLTNVIMRETTLEGANLTNATLSGGMMIGANFHEADLTRVTMIGADLSEANLSEANLRGANVTWTTLRGANMSRARLYRTKLSWSNLSGVNLIEAIMIDTKLDRANLRDADMRGAILPNK, encoded by the coding sequence ATGGAGGTTAATGAATTATTAAAGCGTTATACAGAGGGAGAGCGGTTGTTTCGAGCCGTTAGCCTAGTTGGAGTGGATTTAAGTGGGATTGATCTCAGTGAAGCCATTATTGCCCGGGCTAACCTGGAAAATACATCCTTTATTGGCGCCAATTTAACAGGGGTCAATTTTCGAGAAACAAAGTTTATGGGGGTTGACTTCACCGACACGAACTTGAGTGATGCGAACTTAATTGGCAGCTATTTGAGTGATACGAAGTTTAACCGAACAAACTTGACCGGGGCGAGTTTACGGGGGTCTTCTTCCAAAAATGTTACCTTAACTCAAGCGAATCTCACCGAAGCTAACCTCACCGAAGCCAATTTCAGCCAAGCCAATTTTGTTGGTGCCAATCTAACCCATGCTACGTTAGTCCGAACAAATTTGATGAAAGCCAATCTCACCGGAGCCATTTTAGAAAGTGCTAACCTAACCAACGTGATTATGCGAGAAACCACCTTGGAAGGAGCCAACTTAACAAATGCAACCCTGAGTGGGGGAATGATGATTGGAGCTAACTTTCATGAAGCGGATTTAACACGAGTGACAATGATTGGGGCGGATTTAAGTGAAGCTAACTTGAGTGAAGCCAACCTGCGAGGAGCTAACGTGACTTGGACAACCTTACGCGGGGCGAATATGAGTCGAGCTAGACTCTACCGCACAAAATTATCTTGGTCAAATTTAAGTGGTGTAAATCTGATTGAAGCGATTATGATTGATACTAAATTAGATCGAGCGAATTTAAGAGATGCAGATATGAGAGGTGCGATTTTACCCAATAAGTAG